A section of the Hevea brasiliensis isolate MT/VB/25A 57/8 chromosome 17, ASM3005281v1, whole genome shotgun sequence genome encodes:
- the LOC110658158 gene encoding LOW QUALITY PROTEIN: RNA polymerase sigma factor sigB (The sequence of the model RefSeq protein was modified relative to this genomic sequence to represent the inferred CDS: inserted 2 bases in 1 codon) yields MSCLLPQFKCQPDTLSIHFKTHYIQSSNFSQSPARNRESICFRAQCILSTTSRTSSAVLDLEKLRLPSFESHSDSVAANCPWTYVGAIGPPKEATFGSTLATETLITSDEAVIAAAAAEAVALAKAAVKCAKDAALLVKSFPCAETESKLATLPSTADAFSPRWPQFTETERACILGDSVAAETGQREEYSMQFPIKESDDLEPTHEEIELLQKQLSEGIAVRSRRQTERKARRARAAQKAAANVMSVKSGSTSKKKRASLQDVDYSDPLRYLRGTTSTSRLLTASEELELSEGIQDLLKLEGLQEELAERCGGEPTFAQWAAAAGVDQKTLRKRLNHGIFCKDKMIKSNIRLVISIAKNYQGAGMNLQDLVQEGCRGLVKGAEKFDASKGFKFSTYAHWWIKQAVRKSLSDQSRTIRLPFHMVEATYRVKEARKQLYSENGRHPDDEEVAEAAGLSMKRLSAVLLTPKAPRSLDQKIGINMDLKPSEVIADPDAETAEDQLMKQFMKKDLEKVLDSLNPRENQVIQWRFGLEDGRMKTLQEIGEMLGVSXERIRQLDSSAFRKLTNKKRVKQLMQYLVS; encoded by the exons CAGCAAGGAATAGAGAGTCAATCTGTTTCCGAGCACAATGCATTTTATCCACCACATCACGAACATCCAGTGCGGTGCTTGATCTGGAGAAGCTGAGATTACCTTCTTTTGAATCGCATTCAGATTCAGTTGCTGCAAACTGTCCATGGACATATGTAGGGGCAATTGGTCCTCCCAAAGAG GCAACCTTTGGATCGACTCTAGCTACAGAAACACTTATTACAAGTGATGAGGCTGTAATTGCTGCAGCTGCTGCTGAAGCAGTTGCTCTTGCAAAAGCTGCTGTCAAGTGTGCAAAGGATGCAGCCCTTCTGGTTAAAAGTTTCCCTTGTGCAGAAACTGAAAGTAAACTTGCAACTCTTCCATCCACAGCTGATGCCTTTTCACCTAGATGGCCTCAGTTTACAGAAACAGAACGAGCTTGTATTCTAGGAGATTCTGTGGCAGCTGAAACTGGACAAAGAGAAGAATATTCCATGCAATTTCCCATCAAAGAATCCGATGATTTAGAGCCAACTCATGAAGAGATTGAACTTTTGCAGAAACAACTTTCAGAGGGTATTGCTGTGAGATCAAGGCGCCAAACAGAAAGAAAAGCGAGACGAGCAAGAGCAGCTCAAAAGGCTGCAGCAAATGTCATGTCTGTGAAGTCTGGTTCTACCAGCAAGAAAAAGCGCGCTTCTTTGCAAGATGTGGACTACTCTGATCCATTGCGTTACTTGAGAGGAACGACAAGCACTTCCAGGCTTCTAACTGCTTCTGAAGAATTGGAATTGTCTGAAGGAATACAG GACCTACTGAAACTTGAAGGGCTCCAGGAGGAGCTTGCAGAGCGGTGTGGAGGTGAGCCCACCTTTGCACAGTGGGCTGCTGCTGCAGGAGTAGATCAGAAAACATTAAGGAAGCGCTTAAACCATGGTATATTTTGCAAAGACAAAATGATTAAATCCAACATACGGCTTGTTATTTCAATTGCAAAAAATTATCAGGGAGCTGGGATGAATCTCCAAGATCTTGTTCAG GAAGGATGCCGGGGTCTTGTAAAAGGTGCAGAGAAGTTTGATGCTTCAAAAGGTTTCAAATTCTCAACCTATGCTCATTGGTGGATTAAACAGGCAGTCCGCAAGTCTCTCTCTGATCAATCAAGGACAATACGCTTACCG TTTCACATGGTGGAAGCAACTTACAGAGTGAAGGAGGCTAGAAAGCAATTATACAGTGAAAATGGAAGACATCCTGATGATGAAGAAGTTGCCGAGGCAGCTGGGCTTTCAATGAAAAGGCTTAGTGCTGTACTACTCACTCCAAAAGCTCCAAGGTCCCTTGACCAGAAGATTGGGATTAACATGGATCTCAAACCTTCG GAAGTAATTGCTGATCCCGATGCAGAAACAGCGGAAGATCAACTAATGAAGCAATTTATGAAGAAGGACTTGGAGAAGGTGCTGGACAGTCTCAATCCAAGAGAGAATCAGGTCATCCAATGGAGATTTGGATTGGAGGATGGGAGGATGAAAACATTGCAAGAGATTGGAGAGATGTTGGGTGTGAG AGAGAGAATTCGGCAACTGGACTCGAGTGCATTTCGAAAACTAACGAATAAGAAGAGGGTCAAACAATTGATGCAGTATTTAGTTTCATAA